Proteins from a genomic interval of Zingiber officinale cultivar Zhangliang chromosome 2A, Zo_v1.1, whole genome shotgun sequence:
- the LOC122040613 gene encoding cationic amino acid transporter 2, vacuolar-like isoform X1, producing MMEFREGAAEEKAFSGVGFRFLTRRKQVDSNRTGGGHQLAKALSVPQLVVIGVGTTIGAGVYVLVGTAAREHSGPALTISFLIAGIAAALSAFCYAELSSRCPSAGSAYHYSYICVGEGVAWIVGWALILEYTIGGAAVARGISPNLALVFGGKDSLPSFLARVQIPGTDIVVDPCAASLVLIVTILLCLGIKESTFVQGIVTTLNVCVLLFVIIAGGYICFQTGWVGYSVTGGYFPYGVNGVLAGSATVFFAFIGFDSVASTAEEVKNPQRDLPLGIAAALTICCSLYMMVSMVVVGLVPYFALDPDTPISSAFARNDVHWAVYIITSGACLALCSALMGSMLPQPRILMAMSRDGLLPSFFSDVNEHTKVPVKSTIVTGVFASSLTFFMDVSQLAGMVSVGTLLAFTIVAVSILILRYVPPSEVPLPSSFQESIDSVSFRNNSQNNEEKAASSEITCSKHDQEDDDISEAISKESFDYPLIVKETSKENLNEEARRQKAAWSIAFVCAGVLILTISASYSFLPDSFLRYTACSAGGLLLLAGLFVLYWIGQDNARHSFGHAGGFICPFVPFLPVCCILVNTYLLVNLSAGTWLRVSVWLLLGIVVYLFYGRTRSSLTGVIYVPGAHVDEIFKASEFVA from the exons ATGATGGAATTCAGGGAGGGGGCGGCGGAGGAGAAAGCATTCTCCGGGGTGGGGTTCCGCTTCCTGACGAGGCGGAAACAGGTAGACTCTAATCGGACTGGCGGAGGACACCAGCTCGCCAAGGCGTTGTCGGTTCCGCAGCTTGTGGTCATAG GTGTTGGCACGACTATAGGTGCTGGAGTCTATGTTCTTGTTGGCACTGCTGCCAGAGAGCATTCAGGACCAGCTCTCACCATCTCCTTTCTGATTGCTGGGATAGCAGCTGCTCTTTCAGCTTTCTGCTACGCGGAGCTTTCAAGTCGTTGCCCTTCTGCAGGAAGCGCCTACCATTATTCATACATTTGTGTTGGAGAAGG GGTTGCTTGGATTGTTGGCTGGGCTTTAATTCTTGAGTATACCATTGGCGGAGCAGCTGTTGCTCGTGGCATATCTCCAAACTTG GCGTTAGTTTTTGGAGGAAAAGATAGTCTGCCTTCATTTTTGGCACGTGTTCAGATACCAGGCACCGATATTGTGGTTGACCCCTGTGCCGCTTCTCTAGTGCTGATTGTGACTATATTACTATGCTTAGGAATAAAGGAG AGCACATTTGTACAAGGAATTGTCACTACTCTAAACGTCTGCGTCCTGTTATTTGTCATCATTGCTGGTGGATATATCTGCTTCCAGACTGGATGGGTTGGATATAGTGTAACTGGCGG GTATTTCCCTTATGGTGTAAATGGAGTGCTTGCTGGTTCAGCAACTGTCTTCTTTGCATTCATAGGATTTGATTCTGTTGCCAGCACTGCTGAGGag GTTAAGAATCCTCAAAGAGACTTGCCTTTAGGTATAGCGGCTGCTTTGACCATATGTTGTTCCTTGTATATGATGGTCTCCATGGTTGTAGTTGGCTTggttccatattttgctttggaCCCTGACACTCCAATATCATCTGCATTTGCGAGGAACGATGTTCACTGGGCAGT GTACATAATCACATCGGGTGCTTGTCTCGCACTTTGCTCAGCTTTGATGGGTTCAATGCTCCCACAG cCTAGAATACTAATGGCAATGTCTAGAGATGGATTGTTGCCATCATTTTTCTCTGATGTTAATGAGCACACAAAAGTACCGGTGAAGAGCACGATTGTAACCGGGGTCTTCGCGTCATCCCTAACATTCTTTATGGATGTTTCACAATTAGCTGGAATG GTCAGTGTTGGCACACTTCTCGCATTCACCATAGTTGCCGTTTCAATCTTGATACTGAGATATGTTCCTCCAAGCGAGGTTCCTCTGCCGTCTTCTTTCCAGGAATCGATCGATTCAGTTTCATTTCGCAATAATTCTCAAAATAATGAGGAAAAGGCCGCTTCTTCTGAAATTACCTGCAGTAAACATGACCAAGAAGATGATGACATATCTGAAGCTATCTCTAAGGAATCATTTGATTATCCTCTGATCGTGAAGGAAACTAGTAAAG AGAATTTGAACGAAGAAGCTCGGCGGCAGAAAGCAGCTTGGAGCATAGCATTTGTATGTGCCGGAGTGCTTATCCTCACTATATCAGCTTCTTACTCATTCTTGCCTGA TAGTTTCCTACGCTACACTGCATGCTCAGCTGGTGGCTTGCTTCTTCTGGCTGGTTTGTTTGTGCTTTACTGGATTGGCCAAGACAATGCTCGCCACAGCTTTGGGCACGCCGGAG GTTTCATTTGCCCCTTTGTACCGTTCCTTCCCGTTTGTTGCATCCTCGTTAACACATATCTACTGGTAAATCTCAG TGCTGGCACATGGCTCCGTGTTTCGGTGTGGCTGCTGTTGGGGATTGTCGTGTACTTGTTCTACGGGCGAACCCGGAGCTCACTGACCGGTGTTATTTACGTGCCCGGGGCACATGTGGATGAAATATTCAAAGCCTCAGAGTTCGTAGCATAG
- the LOC122040613 gene encoding cationic amino acid transporter 2, vacuolar-like isoform X2, with product MMEFREGAAEEKAFSGVGFRFLTRRKQVDSNRTGGGHQLAKALSVPQLVVIGVGTTIGAGVYVLVGTAAREHSGPALTISFLIAGIAAALSAFCYAELSSRCPSAGSAYHYSYICVGEGVAWIVGWALILEYTIGGAAVARGISPNLALVFGGKDSLPSFLARVQIPGTDIVVDPCAASLVLIVTILLCLGIKESTFVQGIVTTLNVCVLLFVIIAGGYICFQTGWVGYSVTGGYFPYGVNGVLAGSATVFFAFIGFDSVASTAEEVKNPQRDLPLGIAAALTICCSLYMMVSMVVVGLVPYFALDPDTPISSAFARNDVHWAVYIITSGACLALCSALMGSMLPQPRILMAMSRDGLLPSFFSDVNEHTKVPVKSTIVTGVFASSLTFFMDVSQLAGMVSVGTLLAFTIVAVSILILRYVPPSEVPLPSSFQESIDSVSFRNNSQNNEEKAASSEITCSKHDQEDDDISEAISKESFDYPLIVKETSKENLNEEARRQKAAWSIAFVCAGVLILTISASYSFLPDFLRYTACSAGGLLLLAGLFVLYWIGQDNARHSFGHAGGFICPFVPFLPVCCILVNTYLLVNLSAGTWLRVSVWLLLGIVVYLFYGRTRSSLTGVIYVPGAHVDEIFKASEFVA from the exons ATGATGGAATTCAGGGAGGGGGCGGCGGAGGAGAAAGCATTCTCCGGGGTGGGGTTCCGCTTCCTGACGAGGCGGAAACAGGTAGACTCTAATCGGACTGGCGGAGGACACCAGCTCGCCAAGGCGTTGTCGGTTCCGCAGCTTGTGGTCATAG GTGTTGGCACGACTATAGGTGCTGGAGTCTATGTTCTTGTTGGCACTGCTGCCAGAGAGCATTCAGGACCAGCTCTCACCATCTCCTTTCTGATTGCTGGGATAGCAGCTGCTCTTTCAGCTTTCTGCTACGCGGAGCTTTCAAGTCGTTGCCCTTCTGCAGGAAGCGCCTACCATTATTCATACATTTGTGTTGGAGAAGG GGTTGCTTGGATTGTTGGCTGGGCTTTAATTCTTGAGTATACCATTGGCGGAGCAGCTGTTGCTCGTGGCATATCTCCAAACTTG GCGTTAGTTTTTGGAGGAAAAGATAGTCTGCCTTCATTTTTGGCACGTGTTCAGATACCAGGCACCGATATTGTGGTTGACCCCTGTGCCGCTTCTCTAGTGCTGATTGTGACTATATTACTATGCTTAGGAATAAAGGAG AGCACATTTGTACAAGGAATTGTCACTACTCTAAACGTCTGCGTCCTGTTATTTGTCATCATTGCTGGTGGATATATCTGCTTCCAGACTGGATGGGTTGGATATAGTGTAACTGGCGG GTATTTCCCTTATGGTGTAAATGGAGTGCTTGCTGGTTCAGCAACTGTCTTCTTTGCATTCATAGGATTTGATTCTGTTGCCAGCACTGCTGAGGag GTTAAGAATCCTCAAAGAGACTTGCCTTTAGGTATAGCGGCTGCTTTGACCATATGTTGTTCCTTGTATATGATGGTCTCCATGGTTGTAGTTGGCTTggttccatattttgctttggaCCCTGACACTCCAATATCATCTGCATTTGCGAGGAACGATGTTCACTGGGCAGT GTACATAATCACATCGGGTGCTTGTCTCGCACTTTGCTCAGCTTTGATGGGTTCAATGCTCCCACAG cCTAGAATACTAATGGCAATGTCTAGAGATGGATTGTTGCCATCATTTTTCTCTGATGTTAATGAGCACACAAAAGTACCGGTGAAGAGCACGATTGTAACCGGGGTCTTCGCGTCATCCCTAACATTCTTTATGGATGTTTCACAATTAGCTGGAATG GTCAGTGTTGGCACACTTCTCGCATTCACCATAGTTGCCGTTTCAATCTTGATACTGAGATATGTTCCTCCAAGCGAGGTTCCTCTGCCGTCTTCTTTCCAGGAATCGATCGATTCAGTTTCATTTCGCAATAATTCTCAAAATAATGAGGAAAAGGCCGCTTCTTCTGAAATTACCTGCAGTAAACATGACCAAGAAGATGATGACATATCTGAAGCTATCTCTAAGGAATCATTTGATTATCCTCTGATCGTGAAGGAAACTAGTAAAG AGAATTTGAACGAAGAAGCTCGGCGGCAGAAAGCAGCTTGGAGCATAGCATTTGTATGTGCCGGAGTGCTTATCCTCACTATATCAGCTTCTTACTCATTCTTGCCTGA TTTCCTACGCTACACTGCATGCTCAGCTGGTGGCTTGCTTCTTCTGGCTGGTTTGTTTGTGCTTTACTGGATTGGCCAAGACAATGCTCGCCACAGCTTTGGGCACGCCGGAG GTTTCATTTGCCCCTTTGTACCGTTCCTTCCCGTTTGTTGCATCCTCGTTAACACATATCTACTGGTAAATCTCAG TGCTGGCACATGGCTCCGTGTTTCGGTGTGGCTGCTGTTGGGGATTGTCGTGTACTTGTTCTACGGGCGAACCCGGAGCTCACTGACCGGTGTTATTTACGTGCCCGGGGCACATGTGGATGAAATATTCAAAGCCTCAGAGTTCGTAGCATAG